One window of the Rosa rugosa chromosome 3, drRosRugo1.1, whole genome shotgun sequence genome contains the following:
- the LOC133738605 gene encoding endoglucanase 9-like: MAMSSTTLSFFSLFISVLVSLDSSISNVQLVQAGNPNYRDALAKSILFFQGQRSGKLPSGAAQQITWRSNSGLSDGRFAQVDLTGGYYDAGDNVKFNFPMAFTTTMLSWGALEYGKKMGPQLASTRAAIRWSATYLLKCARATPNRLYVGVGDPNIDHKCWERPEDMDTSRTVYWVSPSNPGSDVAGETAAALAAASMVFRKVDSKYSKLLLSTAKKVFQFAIQYRGAYSDSLGSAVCPFYCSYSGYKDELVWGAAWLLRATNDAFYFNFLKSMGAGDSPDIFSWDNKFAGAYVLLSRRAVLNNDKNFDSYKQQAEQFMCGILPNSPSSSTQYTQGGLIYKLPGSNLQYVTSITFLLTTYSKYMSARKHTFNCGNLVVTSSALRNLAKRQVDYILGVNPLKMSYMVGYGPYYPKRIHHRGSSLPSLDSHPQTIGCDGGFQPFFYSSNPNPNILVGAVVGGPNQNDGFPDDRADYSHSEPATYINGAIVGPLAYFAGSKSQ, encoded by the exons ATGGCAATGTCCTCTACTACTCTGTCTTTCTTCTCCCTCTTCATCTCTGTGTTGGTATCGCTGGACTCCAGTATTAGCAATGTCCAATTAGTCCAGGCAGGCAACCCAAATTACAGAGATGCCCTTGCAAAGTCCATCCTCTTCTTCCAGGGACAGAGGTCAGGCAAGCTCCCCTCCGGCGCCGCCCAACAAATCACTTGGAGGTCTAATTCTGGCCTTTCCGATGGCCGTTTCGCACAA GTGGACTTAACTGGAGGATACTACGATGCTGGAGACAATGTCAAGTTCAACTTCCCAATGGCCTTCACCACCACAATGCTTTCATGGGGAGCACTTGAATATGGCAAGAAAATGGGACCCCAACTAGCAAGTACCCGGGCCGCAATCCGATGGTCCGCAACATATCTTCTAAAATGTGCTAGAGCCACACCCAATAGGCTCTATGTTGGGGTCGGGGACCCCAATATAGACCACAAGTGTTGGGAGAGGCCCGAAGACATGGATACGTCCCGAACCGTTTACTGGGTCTCTCCAAGCAATCCAGGCTCGGATGTTGCTGGAGAGACGGCAGCCGCACTGGCGGCTGCTTCTATGGTTTTTCGAAAGGTAGACTCCAAATATTCGAAGTTGCTATTGAGCACAGCCAAGAAGGTGTTTCAATTTGCAATTCAGTACAGAGGTGCCTACAGTGATTCACTTGGTTCTGCAGTTTGCCCATTTTACTGCTCATATTCTGGATACAAG GATGAGTTGGTGTGGGGTGCTGCATGGCTTCTTAGAGCAACAAATGATGCTTTTTACTTCAATTTCTTGAAATCCATGGGAGCTGGTGATTCACCAGACATCTTCAGCTGGGATAACAAATTTGCTGGTGCTTATGTTCTGCTATCAAGG AGGGCTGTGTTGAACAATGACAAGAATTTTGACTCGTATAAACAACAAGCTGAGCAATTTATGTGCGGCATTTTGCCCAACTCACCCTCTTCAAGTACACAATACACACAAG GAGGGCTCATATACAAGCTGCCTGGAAGTAACCTCCAATATGTCACCTCAATTACATTCTTGCTCACTACCTATTCCAAGTACATGTCTGCCAGAAAGCACACATTTAACTGTGGAAACCTTGTCGTCACTTCAAGCGCTTTAAGAAACCTTGCCAAGAGACAG GTGGATTACATATTAGGGGTAAACCCTCTGAAGATGTCCTACATGGTAGGGTATGGACCCTACTATCCCAAGAGAATTCACCACAGAGGATCTTCATTGCCCTCATTGGATAGTCATCCGCAAACGATCGGATGTGATGGCGGTTTCCAACCGTTCTTCTATTCATCAAATCCAAATCCTAACATCTTAGTTGGAGCTGTTGTTGGAGGTCCAAATCAGAATGATGGGTTTCCAGATGACCGAGCCGATTATAGTCATTCAGAGCCTGCAACATACATAAATGGTGCTATAGTTGGACCGTTAGCATACTTTGCTGGGAGCAAATCTCAATAG